The Streptomyces rimosus genomic interval GCACCATCGGCATGCACTGGCAGATCCACAAGGACAGTCGCAACCACTACCAGGTGGCCGCCAAGCGCGGCGAGAAGCTGCCGGTCGCCATCGCCTTCGGCTGCCCGCCGGCCGTCACCTACGCCTCCACCGCGCCGCTGCCCGGCGACATGGACGAGTACATGTTCGCCGGCTTCATCCAGGGCAAGCGGATCGAGATGGTGGACTGCAAGACCGTGCCGCTCCAGGTACCGGCCAACGCCGAGGTCGTACTGGAAGGCTGGCTGGAGCCCGGCGAGATGCTGCCGGAGGGTCCCTTCGGCGACCACACCGGCTTCTACACGCCGCAGGAGCCGTTCCCGGCGCTGACCATCGACTGTGTGACGATGCGCCGGCGTCCGCTGCTCCAGTCGATCGTGGTGGGCCGGCCGCCGACGGAGGACGGCCCGCTGGGCCGGGCCACCGAGCGGTTCTTCCTGCCGCTGCTCAAGATCATCGTGCCGGACATCGTGGACTACCACCTGCCCGAGTCGGGCGGCTTCCACAACTGCGCGATCGTCTCGATCGACAAGAAGTACCCCAAGCACGCCCAGAAGGTGATGCACGCCATCTGGGGCGCCCACATGATGTCGCTGACCAAGCTGATCATCGTGGTCGACGCCGACTGCGACGTGCACAACCTGCACGAGGTCTCCTGGCGGGCGCTGGGCAACACCGACTACGCGCGCGACCTGACCGTCGTCGAGGGGCCGGTCGATCACCTCGACCACGCCTCGTACCAGCAGTTCTGGGGCGGCAAGGCGGGCATCGACGCGACGCGCAAGCTGCCCGAGGAGGGGTACACCAGGGACGGCGGCTGGCCGGAGATGGTCGAGTCGGACACCGCGACGGCGGCGAAGGTCGACCGCCGCTGGAAGGAGTACGGGTTCTAGACATGAGCGCCGATTCAGCGACACCGGATCTCTTCGCCCCCGAACCCGCACCGCCCGGCCGGATCAAAGCCTTCCTCCGGCTGGTGATGATCGAGCACTCGGTCTTCGCGCTGCCCTTCGCCTACATCGCCTCGCTGACCGCGATGCACCAGTGGGACAAGACCGTCCACTGGGTCAAGCTGCTGCTGGTCACGGTCGCGATGGTGGGGCTGCGCACGTTCGCGATGGCCGCCAACCGCATCATCGACCGGGAGATCGACGCCCGTAACCCGCGCACCGCGGGCCGCGAGCTGGTCACCGGCGCGGTCTCGGTGCGCTCCGCCTGGACCGGCGCGCTGATCGCGGTGGTCTTCTTCCTGGGCGCCGCCGCCCTGCTCAACCCGCTGTGCCTGGCGCTGGCGCCGATCGCCGTCATCCCGATGGTGGTCTATCCGTACGGCAAGCGCTTCACGAACTTCCCGCACGCGATCCTCGGTCTGGCCCAGGCGATGGGCCCGGTCGGCGCGTGGATAGCCGTCACGGGGTCCTGGTCCTGGGACGCGGTGATCCTCGGCCTGGCCGTGGGCGTCTGGATCGGCGGCTTCGACCTGATCTTCGCCTGCCAGGACGTGCAGGCGGACCGGGCGCACGGCGTGAAGTCCGTACCGGCCCGCTTCGGCATCCCGGCGGCCCTGCACGGCGCCCGCGCCAGCCACGCCGTCACCACGGCGCTGCTGGTCTGGTACGCGCTCGCCACCCACGCCGGGGTGTTCTTCTGGCTCGGCCTGGTGATCGTCGTCGGCGCGTTCCTCTACGAGCACACCATCGTGCGCCCGCACGACCTCTCCCGGCTGAACCGGGCGTTCTTCCAGGTCAACGGCTTCATCGGTATAGCGCTGTTCGTCTGCGCGCTGCTGGACCTGATCGTGCGCGGCCTGACGGTCTGACGGCCCTGCCAACGACGAAGCGCTCCGGGGCCTGCCCCGGAGCGCTTTGTGACGTCTGGTGCGTTACGGCTTGACCATCGGCCAGGCGACGGCCTTCGGGTACGACCAGAACTCGCCGCGGTTCGCCTTCACCGTGGCGATGATGGCGAACACGATGCTGGTGATCTCGAACGCCACGACCAGCAGCGCGACGATCATGATGGCGAGCGGGGCCGCCAGCGGCGCCCGCCCTCCGTTCGCGTGCTCCAGGCCGATGCCGACGAGCAGGGCGGAGAAATAGAGCACGGCGCCGATCGCCACCACGATGGCCTGGGTGATGCCGAAGTTCATGGCCTGGGTGCTGTGGTGGCGCACCAGCGGATCGTGCCGGTTCTGCTCGTTGCCGCGGATCGTCATCGGGGCGATCCAGCCGAGGACGCCGCCCAGGCCGCAGCAGAAGCTGGAGCCGACGGTGATGGTCAGCAGCGCGCCCAGGTGGGCCCACATGGCGCTGGTCGTCGGGGGCCGCATCGGCTGCGCGTAGCCGGGCTGCCCGCCGGGGCCCCAGCCGCCGCCCTGCGGGTACTGGCCAGGGCCTTGCGCGTATCCGCCGGGCCCCTGGGCGTACGGGCCGGAGGCGCCGCCCTGGCCCGGACCGGGACCGTACCCGGGGCCCGGGCCGTACGACTGGGGGCCGGGAGCCTGGCCGTAACCGCCGCCCTGCGGGGGCGGCGCGGGCTGCTGCTCGGGCCCGGCGCCGTACGGGGGCGGTGTCTGCGCCGACTGTGGGGCCTGCTGGGGCTGCTGCTGGTCCTGCGGAGCCTGCTGGTCCTGCTGCTGGTCCTGCGGAGCCGGCTGCCGGTCCTGAGGCTGCTGCGGCTCGTCGGGCTTGTGGAATTCGACCATGCCAGGTCCCCCCAAGGGTCGTGCTGTTCTGTGCCGCGGCGCGCGACCTTGCGAACGCGCCGTCCGGCGAGACTACGGGATCGGCCGGGCCGTACCACCGGGCGGCGCCTCGGCCGCCCGCTGCCGGAAGACGAACGCCGCCAGCACGCCGCCCACCAGCCCGAACAGATGGCCCTGCCAGCTGACGCCATTGTCGCTCGGCAGCGCGCCCCACAGGATCGAGCCGTACACCACGGCGACGAGCGCGCCGAGGGCGATGTCCAGCGGCTTGTGGTCGATGAAGCCGCGTATCAGCAGATACCCGAAGAGGCCGAAGACGACGCCGGAGGCACCGGCGGTGTTGCTGCCCGCTGGCGCGGTCAGCCAGACGCCCAGTCCGCTGGTCAGCGCGATGAGCAGGGCCACACCGACGAACCGGGCGAGGCCGCTGCGCAGCGCGGCGAGGAAGCCGAGGAGCAGCAGCGGCAGGGTGTTCGCGGCGAGGTGGTCGAAGCCGAAGTGGATGAAGGCGGCGGGCAGCACATCCGCCAGCTCGCTCATCTCGCGCGGTCGTACGCCGAAGGTGTCCAGCGCGTTCCCCGAAGCGGCGTCGGCCATCTCCAGGACCCACAGCAGCGCGACCCACCCCAGCATCAGCGCGGCGGCCGGCTTCGCGCGCTCCAGCGCTCGCGTCATCATCGGCGGCACCTTCCTTTCCCCGTTCACTTCTCCAAACGGCCGTGACGGGTCCGGTGGTTCCGCCGGATAGGCTCGATGCCGTGGAACCGCAGGACAACAACCCCAGTCAGCCCGGTGTCACAAGGCCCGGCGGCCGCTCCGCCCGGCCGGGCACCGGGTCCGCCGATGCGCCCCGCCGTCCCTGGGTGGTGGGTGTCTCGGGCGCGTCCGGCACGCCGTACGCGGCGTCCGTGGTGCGCGGCCTGCTCGCGGCGGGGGAAGCGGTGGACCTGGTCGTCAGCCGGGCTTCGCGGCTGACGCTGCTGGACGAGACGGGCATCTCCTTCCGGGACGCGCACTGGCGCGCCGACCTGCGGGAGTGGCTGGCGCTCGGCGCGGACGGCAAGCCGGGCACGTTCGCGGTCACGGAAGCGGACCTGGATCTGGTGCGCTACTGGCCGGCCGGGGACCTCGCGGCGGGGCCGTCGTCGGGTTCGTACCCCGTCAAGGGAATGCTGATCGTGCCGGCGAGTACGGCGTGTGTGGCCGGGGTCGCGCTGGGGCTGTCGAAGGACCTGCTCCAGCGGGTGGCGAGCGTGACGCTCAAGGAGCGCAGGAGGCTGGTGGTCGCGGTGCGGGAGACCCCGCTGAACGGGCAGACCCTCAAGCATCTGGTGACGCTGGACGAGGCGGGCGCTGTGGTGCTGCCCGCCTCTCCGGCGTTCTACGCGGGAGCGACGCACATCCAGGATCTGGTGGACTTCGTCGCGGGCCGGGTGCTGGACGCGGCCGGGGTGCCGCACCGGCTCTACCGGCGGTGGGTGGGGGAGCTGGGCTCGGGCTCCAGGGAGGCCGACTAGCGCTTCTTGGCGGAGCCGTTGCGGCCGAAGCGGCGCTTGCCCTCAGCGGCGGCGGCAGGACGGTGGGCACGAGAACGATTGGCCAGGTCCTGCAGCTCGCGCATGCGGGCGTAGGCCATCTCGATCGAGTACACGGTGACTTCTCCTGTGAAAGATCGTCTTTGATCAACTGAGATTGACGGTTTGCAGGGTCGCAGCCCCTGTATGCCTTAGATTCTACATGGAAAAGCCGGGATTGCAGAGCGAATGGAAGGTCAGGGGCGTATGGATGCCGTAGATAGGCAGCTCATCCAGGCACTGCGGGAGAACGGCAGGGCCTCGTACGCGGAGCTGGGCCGGCTCGTGGGCCTGTCCGGGCCCAGCGTCACCGACCGGATCAACCGCCTGGAGGCGGCCGGCGTGATCACCGGCTACCGGGCCACCGTCG includes:
- a CDS encoding DUF4870 domain-containing protein, producing the protein MVEFHKPDEPQQPQDRQPAPQDQQQDQQAPQDQQQPQQAPQSAQTPPPYGAGPEQQPAPPPQGGGYGQAPGPQSYGPGPGYGPGPGQGGASGPYAQGPGGYAQGPGQYPQGGGWGPGGQPGYAQPMRPPTTSAMWAHLGALLTITVGSSFCCGLGGVLGWIAPMTIRGNEQNRHDPLVRHHSTQAMNFGITQAIVVAIGAVLYFSALLVGIGLEHANGGRAPLAAPLAIMIVALLVVAFEITSIVFAIIATVKANRGEFWSYPKAVAWPMVKP
- the mqnP gene encoding menaquinone biosynthesis prenyltransferase MqnP, which gives rise to MSADSATPDLFAPEPAPPGRIKAFLRLVMIEHSVFALPFAYIASLTAMHQWDKTVHWVKLLLVTVAMVGLRTFAMAANRIIDREIDARNPRTAGRELVTGAVSVRSAWTGALIAVVFFLGAAALLNPLCLALAPIAVIPMVVYPYGKRFTNFPHAILGLAQAMGPVGAWIAVTGSWSWDAVILGLAVGVWIGGFDLIFACQDVQADRAHGVKSVPARFGIPAALHGARASHAVTTALLVWYALATHAGVFFWLGLVIVVGAFLYEHTIVRPHDLSRLNRAFFQVNGFIGIALFVCALLDLIVRGLTV
- a CDS encoding menaquinone biosynthesis decarboxylase gives rise to the protein MAYDDLRSFLRALDREGDLKRIKAEVDPHLEVGEIVDRVQKAGGPALLFENVKGSSMPLAMNVYGTDRRLLKALGLTSYDEISDKIGGLLKPELPHGFVGVREAFGKLANMAHVPPKKVKGDSAPVQEVVLQGDEVDLERLPALFTWPQDGGSFFNLGLTHTKHPETGVRNLGLYRLQRHDKRTIGMHWQIHKDSRNHYQVAAKRGEKLPVAIAFGCPPAVTYASTAPLPGDMDEYMFAGFIQGKRIEMVDCKTVPLQVPANAEVVLEGWLEPGEMLPEGPFGDHTGFYTPQEPFPALTIDCVTMRRRPLLQSIVVGRPPTEDGPLGRATERFFLPLLKIIVPDIVDYHLPESGGFHNCAIVSIDKKYPKHAQKVMHAIWGAHMMSLTKLIIVVDADCDVHNLHEVSWRALGNTDYARDLTVVEGPVDHLDHASYQQFWGGKAGIDATRKLPEEGYTRDGGWPEMVESDTATAAKVDRRWKEYGF
- a CDS encoding rhomboid family intramembrane serine protease encodes the protein MMTRALERAKPAAALMLGWVALLWVLEMADAASGNALDTFGVRPREMSELADVLPAAFIHFGFDHLAANTLPLLLLGFLAALRSGLARFVGVALLIALTSGLGVWLTAPAGSNTAGASGVVFGLFGYLLIRGFIDHKPLDIALGALVAVVYGSILWGALPSDNGVSWQGHLFGLVGGVLAAFVFRQRAAEAPPGGTARPIP
- a CDS encoding UbiX family flavin prenyltransferase gives rise to the protein MVGVSGASGTPYAASVVRGLLAAGEAVDLVVSRASRLTLLDETGISFRDAHWRADLREWLALGADGKPGTFAVTEADLDLVRYWPAGDLAAGPSSGSYPVKGMLIVPASTACVAGVALGLSKDLLQRVASVTLKERRRLVVAVRETPLNGQTLKHLVTLDEAGAVVLPASPAFYAGATHIQDLVDFVAGRVLDAAGVPHRLYRRWVGELGSGSREAD